One Gimesia aquarii DNA segment encodes these proteins:
- a CDS encoding DUF1588 domain-containing protein: MNKITSLLALMLSLSVLPVAIAETYSPGQKVNKNFTQFAKPFFTTHCVACHDETEPEGNLSLHNLGPVDEVNAGTWQAVWAQVTLKEMPPKDEDQPKVVERLQFSDWIVGELSRVMRDKGGFHAHLDPNKGNFVDHDLLFGKLPDNIKLTPTSSPARIWRVTPQEHITRLNELINSEPEFNPSKPGLRTHGDSVPTNHGGELKLYFGTDRIIRWQGGTVAYATAVKSVPVVLSSARDHGLENYPDFYTVNSAESTQILGIAADIIRYMADGPLSIAKPYQITDDPRSIADKMKGDIRGLPTSLVYSTKVMRPLTPVYDLMHEEGVTDERLRAAVDYLFEALTFRPPSKKESNEYLTVVKQSIEKLGKKNGAVLGLSSIFLDRDALFRPELVENGKPDQQGRVMLQDWELGLAVNHTLRYIKPDKELRKAIVEGRMRSKADVKREIERMLADDSIRKPRILRFFREYFDYDSGGYICKDSKALADTGVSNRGTSHYRAMFDATASTDRLIELILQEDRDVFKQLLTTDKVVATRSDNVYFGKRRSKEEVAASVAAAKKAAAEAAKKKAAELEAWKKANPGKKPPKSKKQKKRRQPNVNHKVSQVKLEGPKIYARVSRRSFGNGSMKPERILAKVPEGQRLGILSHPSWLVSHSDAMDNHAILRGRWIRERLLGGGIPDVPITVDAMLPDEPQNTLRDRMRVTKKTYCWTCHQKMDPLGLPFEMYNHAGLYRELELNKPVNTTGEIIDSGDPTLDGKVANAVEMIRKIAESKRAEQVFVRHAFRFWMGRNETLNDAPVLQDAYHVYKDSGGSMKAMLVSLLTSDAFLYRTRKNPALFEEN, translated from the coding sequence ATGAACAAGATCACGAGCCTTCTGGCACTAATGCTTTCGTTGAGCGTATTGCCTGTTGCGATTGCCGAGACTTACTCACCAGGTCAGAAGGTCAACAAAAATTTCACTCAGTTTGCTAAACCGTTTTTTACCACTCACTGTGTGGCCTGTCATGACGAGACAGAACCTGAGGGCAATCTGTCGCTCCATAACCTCGGTCCTGTTGATGAAGTAAATGCTGGCACTTGGCAAGCCGTGTGGGCACAGGTCACCTTGAAGGAGATGCCGCCCAAAGATGAGGACCAGCCCAAGGTCGTGGAGCGATTGCAGTTTTCAGACTGGATCGTCGGTGAACTGTCTCGAGTCATGCGCGACAAGGGTGGGTTCCATGCCCATCTCGATCCGAACAAGGGCAACTTTGTCGATCATGATCTGTTATTCGGTAAGCTGCCAGACAATATCAAACTTACACCGACATCATCTCCGGCACGCATCTGGCGTGTGACACCACAAGAACACATTACGCGTCTGAACGAATTGATCAACAGCGAACCGGAATTCAATCCATCAAAGCCTGGCCTGCGAACTCACGGCGATTCTGTTCCAACCAACCACGGCGGTGAACTCAAGCTCTACTTCGGTACGGATCGTATCATCCGTTGGCAGGGCGGAACGGTTGCCTATGCCACAGCGGTGAAAAGTGTACCAGTCGTTCTGTCGTCGGCCCGCGATCATGGGTTAGAAAATTATCCCGACTTTTACACAGTCAACAGTGCTGAATCCACACAAATATTGGGGATTGCCGCGGACATCATTCGCTACATGGCCGATGGTCCGCTGAGCATTGCCAAGCCGTATCAGATCACAGACGATCCCAGATCAATTGCGGACAAGATGAAGGGTGACATACGCGGACTGCCCACTAGTCTGGTCTACAGCACAAAGGTCATGCGACCATTGACGCCGGTCTACGACCTCATGCATGAAGAGGGCGTCACCGACGAGCGTTTGCGGGCTGCGGTGGACTACCTTTTCGAAGCGCTCACTTTCCGGCCGCCTAGCAAAAAGGAATCGAACGAATACCTGACGGTCGTCAAACAATCCATTGAAAAACTCGGCAAGAAAAATGGTGCAGTCCTCGGTCTGTCATCCATCTTCCTCGATCGCGATGCTCTCTTCAGACCGGAACTAGTTGAGAACGGCAAACCGGATCAGCAGGGTCGTGTCATGCTCCAGGACTGGGAACTGGGTCTGGCGGTCAATCATACACTGCGATACATCAAGCCGGACAAAGAACTGCGAAAGGCAATCGTCGAAGGTCGTATGCGGTCCAAGGCCGATGTCAAACGCGAAATCGAGCGTATGCTGGCCGACGACAGCATACGAAAGCCACGCATTCTGCGCTTCTTCCGCGAATACTTCGACTACGACAGTGGTGGTTACATCTGCAAGGACTCGAAAGCGCTGGCGGATACGGGAGTGAGCAACAGGGGAACATCCCACTACCGCGCCATGTTTGACGCCACTGCGAGCACTGATCGTCTCATCGAACTCATCCTGCAGGAAGATCGAGACGTATTTAAGCAGTTGCTGACGACGGACAAAGTTGTCGCCACTAGGTCTGACAATGTCTATTTCGGAAAGCGGCGATCAAAGGAAGAGGTTGCAGCATCCGTGGCGGCTGCGAAGAAGGCGGCAGCCGAGGCAGCAAAGAAAAAGGCGGCCGAACTGGAAGCCTGGAAGAAGGCCAACCCGGGAAAGAAACCACCGAAGTCAAAGAAACAGAAGAAGAGGAGACAACCAAACGTCAACCACAAAGTAAGCCAGGTAAAACTGGAAGGGCCAAAGATCTATGCACGTGTGAGTCGCCGCAGCTTCGGCAATGGGTCCATGAAACCAGAACGTATCCTGGCTAAGGTGCCAGAAGGGCAACGCCTGGGCATCCTGTCCCATCCTAGCTGGCTCGTTTCACACTCCGATGCGATGGACAATCACGCCATCCTGCGTGGCAGATGGATTCGTGAACGATTACTGGGCGGCGGAATTCCCGATGTACCAATTACCGTTGATGCGATGTTACCAGATGAACCACAGAATACGCTGCGTGATCGTATGCGGGTCACCAAGAAAACCTATTGCTGGACGTGTCATCAAAAGATGGATCCGCTCGGCCTGCCGTTTGAAATGTACAACCACGCGGGTCTGTATCGGGAATTGGAACTCAACAAACCCGTCAACACCACGGGTGAGATCATCGATTCCGGCGATCCCACACTTGATGGAAAAGTCGCCAACGCCGTTGAAATGATTCGGAAAATCGCGGAAAGCAAACGCGCCGAACAGGTCTTCGTCCGCCATGCATTCCGTTTCTGGATGGGCCGCAACGAAACCCTCAATGATGCGCCTGTTCTCCAGGATGCATATCACGTCTACAAGGACAGCGGCGGCAGCATGAAAGCAATGCTCGTTTCACTACTCACCTCCGATGCGTTTCTCTACCGCACACGGAAAAATCCGGCGCTGTTCGAAGAGAACTGA
- a CDS encoding DUF1552 domain-containing protein yields MLNRRNMLRTMAAGVGAACTSSLLPQHLLASPTSKTTPKRVIFFMQNQGFDPKTCIPEGMSSSSSLAKAKLPEPIKALEPYKERLHIINGLHGLHTSPSHSAFFGALGGYRGSDGVPPSASTIDYELSKVLPKTLLPHLCIGMDSIENMTTKPTIATLSASGAGQPIFMHSNPNHLYQMLYGGISTGDIRLQHEAKSNMLNQIEKLAAAKGQSLPTADRQRYNQYVRGFENVNGLRDRLDTVSDHLRKFAPKVDERYTKPEFETDWHDVLLDLGISALTSGITNTLTIGSGRGEIFGAWKGLGIEQQGHNLGHMEQPDNPIWIKIRQYNSRMLVRIMEALESVPEGSGTMMDNTVIVYTSNNADKQHTNGANWPVMLLGNFDGTLKTGCFTQLNHKRPINALYTSLLRAAGQNVDRFNMNDKLARKYDTATGPLKEIMT; encoded by the coding sequence ATGCTCAACCGTAGAAACATGCTCCGAACAATGGCTGCTGGCGTCGGTGCCGCATGTACCTCTTCGCTTCTTCCTCAACATCTCTTAGCATCGCCCACCAGTAAGACGACTCCAAAACGTGTGATCTTCTTCATGCAAAACCAGGGCTTTGATCCGAAGACCTGTATTCCGGAGGGGATGAGCAGCAGTAGCTCGCTAGCGAAAGCGAAACTTCCTGAGCCCATTAAAGCCCTCGAACCTTATAAGGAGCGACTGCACATTATCAATGGCCTGCATGGTTTGCACACCAGTCCTTCGCACAGCGCATTTTTCGGCGCGCTCGGTGGCTATCGCGGCAGTGACGGTGTGCCGCCCAGTGCTTCGACAATTGATTATGAACTTAGCAAGGTCCTGCCGAAGACGCTTCTACCCCATCTGTGCATCGGAATGGACTCCATTGAGAACATGACAACCAAGCCCACTATTGCGACGCTATCGGCCAGCGGCGCTGGGCAGCCAATCTTCATGCATTCAAATCCAAATCATCTTTATCAAATGTTATATGGTGGCATCTCAACAGGCGATATTCGACTCCAGCACGAAGCCAAATCGAATATGTTGAATCAGATTGAAAAGTTGGCAGCCGCAAAGGGACAATCTCTACCGACCGCAGATCGACAGCGCTACAACCAATACGTTCGGGGATTCGAGAATGTCAACGGTCTGCGCGATCGGCTTGACACGGTTTCCGATCACCTTCGCAAGTTTGCACCGAAGGTAGATGAGCGATACACCAAGCCAGAGTTCGAAACCGATTGGCACGATGTTCTACTGGACCTCGGCATTTCAGCGCTCACATCGGGTATCACAAATACGCTTACCATCGGGTCAGGTCGTGGCGAAATCTTTGGTGCATGGAAAGGGCTGGGTATTGAGCAACAAGGACATAACCTTGGACACATGGAGCAGCCAGATAATCCGATCTGGATCAAGATTCGTCAGTACAACAGTCGTATGCTGGTGAGGATTATGGAAGCGCTCGAGAGCGTGCCTGAAGGCAGTGGTACTATGATGGACAATACCGTAATCGTTTACACAAGTAACAACGCGGATAAACAGCACACCAACGGTGCCAACTGGCCGGTCATGTTACTAGGAAATTTCGACGGCACATTGAAGACCGGTTGCTTCACCCAACTGAACCACAAGCGCCCCATCAACGCGTTGTACACGTCGCTCCTGCGTGCCGCCGGCCAGAACGTTGATCGTTTCAACATGAACGACAAACTGGCCAGGAAATACGACACCGCTACCGGCCCGCTGAAAGAAATAATGACATGA
- a CDS encoding sulfatase, giving the protein MTRPNILWYCTDQQRFDTIGALGNAYVKTPVVDSLVKEGVAFTHTYCQSPICTPSRASFMSGLYPSRLHNTRNGNDTFPDWPPLISRLIAESGYLCGLIGKFHLVSAGHRAEPRLDDGFTLWQHSHAPRDDWPEGTHDYADWVRAQGKSLDEMRNSKERVDPEYHQTKWASDRAIEFIEQDHQQPWLLNINIYDPHPPFIPPEKYANLFDPAAMPGPHFEESDKATQELLSQVDFQPVTISTETSELKKVQALYYAMIAQIDDQFARILKALESTGQRDNTAIIFTSDHGETLGDHGLIQKGCRFYEGLVRVPLIFSWPGHFVVNQRATGLVELLDLSATLLDLTGIPIPDYHQGQSLLPVLTGEQTGSQLRDSVRCEYFDALDPFFTGGEGSFATMYRDDRYKLSLYHDKELGELYDLQTDPWEHNNLWDDPKHQAAKQQLILASFNSHVVLTTDVGSKRIAPM; this is encoded by the coding sequence ATGACCCGCCCTAATATTTTATGGTATTGCACCGACCAGCAACGGTTTGACACCATTGGTGCGTTGGGGAACGCGTATGTGAAAACGCCTGTGGTTGATTCGCTCGTTAAAGAAGGTGTGGCCTTTACACATACGTATTGCCAAAGTCCAATCTGTACCCCCAGCAGGGCGAGTTTTATGAGCGGGTTGTATCCTTCGCGCTTACACAATACCAGAAATGGCAACGATACCTTTCCTGATTGGCCACCTCTCATTAGCAGGTTGATCGCAGAGAGTGGTTACCTGTGCGGGTTGATTGGAAAATTTCATTTAGTCAGTGCCGGCCATCGCGCGGAACCTCGGCTTGATGACGGGTTCACACTCTGGCAGCACAGCCATGCGCCGCGCGATGATTGGCCTGAAGGAACACATGATTATGCCGACTGGGTCCGCGCTCAAGGGAAAAGCCTTGATGAGATGCGAAACAGCAAAGAGCGTGTTGACCCCGAATATCATCAGACAAAGTGGGCATCTGATCGGGCGATCGAATTTATTGAGCAGGATCATCAACAACCCTGGTTGCTGAATATCAATATCTACGACCCGCACCCTCCGTTTATTCCTCCTGAAAAATATGCGAATCTGTTCGACCCTGCCGCGATGCCCGGCCCACATTTTGAGGAGTCTGATAAGGCGACTCAAGAACTGCTTTCCCAGGTTGATTTTCAGCCTGTCACGATCTCAACGGAAACAAGTGAGCTGAAAAAAGTTCAGGCACTTTATTATGCGATGATTGCTCAAATTGACGATCAGTTTGCGCGCATACTCAAAGCATTAGAATCAACAGGACAGAGAGACAATACGGCCATCATTTTCACTTCAGACCATGGTGAAACGTTGGGAGATCATGGGCTGATACAAAAGGGATGTCGGTTTTATGAAGGATTGGTACGAGTACCGTTGATTTTCTCCTGGCCGGGACATTTTGTGGTCAATCAGCGTGCCACCGGGCTTGTGGAATTACTCGATCTTTCTGCCACATTACTCGATTTAACAGGTATTCCCATCCCTGACTATCATCAGGGGCAGAGTCTGCTTCCGGTACTTACAGGCGAACAAACTGGCTCACAACTGCGCGATAGTGTTCGCTGTGAATACTTTGACGCACTCGATCCGTTTTTCACGGGTGGGGAGGGCAGTTTTGCGACCATGTATCGCGACGACCGGTACAAATTATCTCTGTATCACGACAAGGAGCTGGGAGAGCTTTACGATTTGCAAACGGACCCTTGGGAACACAATAACTTGTGGGATGACCCGAAACATCAGGCTGCCAAACAGCAGTTGATATTAGCGAGCTTTAATAGCCATGTCGTCTTAACAACCGATGTCGGCTCCAAACGGATTGCCCCAATGTGA
- a CDS encoding tripartite tricarboxylate transporter substrate-binding protein, translating to MDAIQTTVVQLSTPLSLMLIFVGTSLGIFVGAIPGLTGAMLIALTLPLTFTLDPQLAMTLLVSMYVGSISGGLITGTLLRMPGTPASVMTTLDGYPMSQQGQPGRALGLGMYASLVGGLISCLFLVTLSAPIARWSTQLGPFEYFSLVMMALVLIATIDGASLTRSLFSGTLGILAAMPGISAATGEVRLTMGLTPLNGGFKLLPVLIGMFAINQVLRDIANIHQKIPRVSVTHSGLWLTLVDWKNQWVNMLRSSLIGTFIGILPGIGANIGSIAAYSAAKNSSKTPQKFGSGSAEGIVASESANNATVGGALIPLVAMGIPGSVIDAILLGALVLHGLQPGPRLFSDHPELVHTIMGTYFLANLVMFAVMIASVGFLAKLVRFPRPFLLPIILTFCIAGAFALSNRMFDVWVMLGFGLLGLVLERNRIPLAPFVIGFVLGPIAEENLCAGLMSSHGSWLPIITRPISLLFVVISALLLIVPLVRQFRKKWDSKKKTMNGDDAKEMSIIPQSETLSENGEQNSHTFWSRYGLPVWHTVAVMTIVGMIVFQFSGFFANQSKLTQFPQQPVQVVVPFSAGGGTDLFARIVQKSITENKLLKQPVVILIQAGGSGTIGSRNVKQARADGHKILCTHEGLITSKYSGKVNYGPEAFEPIAQTGEINLVVVVHQNARHKNLAELLQYAENHPGELQFGTNFGALAHFAAKKIEQAYGGEYFNYVQSGDGQKRYTLLIGGHVDATIFSLAEFLAYRGDGQIRALAVLSKERNSALPDIATAREQGIDAVVGNSLYWFAPKGTPQERIDLLADALEQAMQSDSVRNSLRALSIAPVFYRGEKLNENISQSEKIFSELVPGSTVQLPDFPFYIIIATLSLMSIVVVQEIFLSRTPSTNRFSSCKPRIWLAVCCFVLLCCYVLVLEQGWLSYWLATAFMVAVTGGAMAKWQPRYLLILIELSLLTGLGTEIVFTSVFSVVLP from the coding sequence ATGGATGCGATTCAAACTACAGTTGTTCAATTATCTACACCTCTCAGCCTGATGCTGATTTTTGTGGGAACATCGCTTGGTATCTTCGTGGGTGCGATTCCCGGGTTAACCGGCGCCATGTTGATTGCACTCACGTTGCCGTTGACGTTTACGCTCGATCCTCAACTGGCGATGACATTGTTAGTGAGTATGTATGTGGGATCAATCAGCGGTGGCTTGATAACCGGCACACTCTTGCGAATGCCCGGCACGCCCGCCTCTGTAATGACAACGCTTGATGGTTACCCCATGTCGCAACAAGGTCAGCCCGGTCGTGCGCTGGGGCTGGGAATGTATGCGTCCCTGGTGGGTGGTTTAATATCCTGTCTGTTTTTAGTCACCTTGTCTGCCCCGATTGCCCGCTGGTCAACACAATTGGGGCCCTTTGAATATTTCTCGCTGGTAATGATGGCTTTGGTGTTAATCGCGACAATTGATGGCGCATCGCTGACGCGCTCACTCTTTTCAGGAACGTTGGGGATTTTGGCAGCCATGCCGGGAATTTCCGCAGCCACAGGCGAAGTGAGACTCACAATGGGACTCACTCCTCTCAATGGTGGTTTCAAGTTGCTACCGGTTTTAATTGGCATGTTTGCGATCAATCAGGTGCTGCGCGATATTGCGAATATTCACCAGAAAATTCCGCGTGTCTCGGTAACACACAGTGGGTTGTGGCTTACCTTAGTAGATTGGAAAAATCAATGGGTTAATATGTTGCGGTCTTCTTTGATTGGAACATTTATTGGAATACTTCCCGGCATTGGTGCTAACATCGGCTCGATAGCCGCTTATTCAGCTGCCAAAAACAGTTCCAAAACTCCGCAGAAATTTGGTTCCGGTTCTGCTGAGGGAATTGTTGCTTCTGAATCAGCCAATAATGCGACTGTAGGAGGAGCTTTAATTCCACTCGTGGCGATGGGTATTCCCGGCAGTGTGATCGATGCCATTTTGCTCGGCGCATTAGTTTTGCATGGTTTGCAACCGGGGCCGCGGTTGTTCAGCGATCATCCCGAACTCGTGCATACCATTATGGGAACCTATTTTCTGGCAAACCTGGTCATGTTTGCGGTGATGATTGCATCAGTCGGTTTTCTCGCAAAACTGGTTCGGTTTCCACGTCCGTTTTTGTTGCCCATTATTCTCACCTTTTGCATTGCCGGAGCATTTGCGTTGTCGAACCGGATGTTCGATGTCTGGGTGATGCTCGGTTTCGGGCTGCTGGGACTGGTCTTAGAGCGAAACCGAATCCCATTGGCACCCTTTGTCATTGGTTTTGTCTTAGGTCCGATTGCTGAAGAAAATTTGTGCGCCGGGCTAATGTCATCGCATGGTAGCTGGTTACCGATCATCACCCGACCAATTTCTTTACTCTTTGTCGTCATCTCTGCATTATTGTTGATTGTGCCGCTTGTGCGTCAGTTTCGAAAAAAATGGGACAGTAAAAAAAAGACGATGAACGGTGATGATGCCAAAGAGATGAGTATCATCCCTCAGTCAGAAACATTGAGTGAGAATGGGGAGCAGAATTCTCACACATTTTGGAGTCGATACGGCTTACCTGTATGGCATACTGTTGCAGTGATGACTATTGTTGGCATGATTGTCTTCCAGTTTTCGGGATTCTTCGCGAATCAATCTAAGCTGACGCAATTTCCTCAACAACCCGTTCAGGTTGTCGTGCCGTTTTCCGCGGGAGGCGGAACAGACCTGTTTGCCAGAATCGTTCAAAAGTCAATCACCGAAAACAAACTGTTGAAACAACCGGTCGTCATCCTTATTCAGGCGGGGGGCAGTGGTACGATTGGGAGCCGAAATGTCAAACAGGCGCGGGCCGATGGTCACAAAATACTCTGCACCCATGAGGGGCTTATTACTTCGAAATACTCAGGCAAAGTGAACTATGGTCCGGAAGCTTTTGAACCGATTGCCCAAACGGGAGAGATCAATCTGGTGGTAGTCGTGCATCAAAATGCCCGACACAAAAATCTGGCTGAGCTGTTGCAGTATGCCGAGAACCATCCTGGTGAACTTCAATTTGGAACCAATTTTGGAGCACTCGCCCATTTCGCTGCCAAAAAAATAGAACAGGCTTATGGTGGTGAATATTTTAATTATGTGCAATCGGGAGATGGGCAAAAGCGATACACGCTGCTCATTGGTGGGCATGTTGATGCCACCATTTTTTCGCTGGCAGAATTTCTGGCCTATCGAGGAGATGGGCAGATTCGCGCTTTGGCAGTATTGTCTAAAGAAAGGAATTCCGCCCTGCCGGACATTGCGACGGCTCGTGAACAGGGTATCGATGCCGTAGTTGGTAACTCGTTATACTGGTTTGCACCCAAAGGAACTCCACAAGAGCGGATTGATCTGCTGGCAGATGCACTGGAACAGGCGATGCAATCTGATTCTGTAAGGAATAGTTTACGGGCATTGTCTATTGCACCTGTATTTTATCGGGGCGAGAAATTAAATGAGAATATCAGTCAGAGTGAGAAAATATTCAGCGAACTGGTTCCCGGCTCAACAGTTCAACTTCCTGATTTTCCTTTCTATATTATCATTGCAACTCTCTCATTGATGAGCATTGTTGTTGTACAGGAAATATTTCTCAGTCGAACCCCGTCAACAAATCGATTTTCAAGCTGCAAGCCGCGCATCTGGCTGGCCGTTTGTTGTTTTGTACTGCTTTGCTGTTATGTGCTGGTGTTAGAACAGGGCTGGCTCAGTTACTGGCTGGCAACGGCATTCATGGTTGCAGTCACTGGCGGAGCTATGGCAAAATGGCAACCGAGGTATTTGTTAATTCTTATTGAACTCTCTTTGTTGACTGGTTTGGGTACAGAAATTGTTTTCACATCAGTATTTTCTGTTGTACTGCCCTAA
- a CDS encoding lanthionine synthetase LanC family protein — translation MTDRYLETASRIGYSICRDAIWSRDQCNWLGMSVEPYAGNFSNVLKSLSHDVYGGTAGIALFLTRLYEQSKEPFFMETAEGAMKHAIAHAESTPVSRICGFYSGLTGIAYVADVCGKTFQHPEWEQWGQAQLKHAADFGIQQDTSLDVVSGLAGMIPALLATGEKYREESVDLGNKLIALADHDHEGSSWKMGPDHPQGQKNLTGFSHGTAGFAWALLELYSATHEPRFRETALSAISYENCHFSQEARNWPDFRQPIEQNENVKYSYGSAWCHGAPGIGLSRIRAFEIEPENVSQEDIQSALATTYSSFSTTSGNGTYCLCHGHGGNAELFLEAGRRMNHTESWNIAKAIGDQGIERYAKHNRPWQSGSPAGSNPSLLVGDSGVGYFYLRLHDSENVPSVLLLNPAA, via the coding sequence ATGACTGATCGATATCTGGAAACCGCAAGCAGAATTGGCTATTCCATCTGTCGTGATGCAATCTGGAGTCGTGATCAATGTAACTGGCTTGGAATGAGTGTGGAGCCATATGCTGGAAACTTTAGCAATGTTCTGAAATCGTTGTCTCACGATGTTTATGGAGGGACAGCAGGAATTGCTTTATTCTTGACTCGACTCTATGAACAGTCCAAAGAGCCGTTTTTCATGGAAACAGCTGAAGGAGCAATGAAGCATGCGATTGCTCATGCGGAATCGACTCCTGTATCGCGCATTTGTGGATTCTACTCGGGGTTGACCGGAATCGCATATGTAGCCGATGTTTGTGGAAAGACATTCCAACATCCGGAATGGGAACAATGGGGGCAGGCACAATTAAAACACGCAGCTGATTTTGGAATTCAGCAAGATACATCGCTGGATGTTGTGAGCGGATTGGCTGGAATGATTCCCGCACTGTTGGCCACTGGAGAAAAATATCGAGAAGAATCGGTGGACCTGGGAAATAAGTTGATTGCTCTGGCAGACCACGATCACGAAGGTAGTTCCTGGAAAATGGGCCCTGACCACCCTCAAGGCCAGAAAAACCTAACTGGGTTTTCTCACGGAACGGCTGGTTTTGCATGGGCTTTATTAGAGTTATACTCAGCCACACATGAACCACGATTCCGTGAAACTGCCTTATCAGCCATCAGTTATGAAAATTGCCACTTCTCACAAGAGGCCCGCAATTGGCCCGATTTTCGGCAACCAATCGAACAGAATGAGAATGTGAAATACAGTTACGGTTCTGCGTGGTGCCATGGTGCGCCCGGAATTGGATTGTCTCGGATCAGGGCATTTGAAATCGAACCTGAGAACGTGAGTCAGGAAGACATACAATCTGCGTTAGCCACAACATATTCCTCGTTCTCGACAACCTCAGGGAATGGTACCTATTGCCTGTGTCATGGACATGGTGGAAACGCCGAACTATTTCTGGAGGCTGGACGACGTATGAATCACACGGAAAGCTGGAACATTGCCAAGGCAATCGGAGACCAGGGAATAGAAAGGTATGCTAAACACAATCGTCCCTGGCAGTCCGGCTCTCCAGCAGGTTCTAATCCCAGTCTGCTCGTGGGAGACAGCGGTGTTGGCTACTTCTATTTACGGCTCCATGACAGTGAAAATGTCCCTTCAGTCTTGTTACTGAATCCCGCAGCGTAA